A section of the Candidatus Paceibacterota bacterium genome encodes:
- a CDS encoding cysteine hydrolase family protein, with the protein MSKFPDRSGAALLVIDVQNNVVKDAWHRDEIVKNINTAVEKARAGNTKVIWIQHSSKDLPVGSEGWEFVPELKPLDSEPMVRKIYRSSFEDTELESLLKEMGVCRLFITGAQTNNCVRHTTHAALERGYDVTLIKDAHTTSDVKWKTFDVHAADIIDDLNLSFWDYKLPGRSANTASTSEVVL; encoded by the coding sequence ATGAGCAAATTTCCAGACCGTAGTGGCGCAGCGCTTCTTGTCATCGATGTACAAAATAATGTTGTTAAAGACGCGTGGCATCGAGATGAAATCGTGAAGAACATAAACACAGCAGTCGAGAAAGCCCGTGCTGGAAATACAAAAGTAATCTGGATTCAGCACTCCTCTAAGGATCTTCCCGTCGGAAGCGAAGGATGGGAATTTGTTCCAGAATTGAAGCCTCTCGATTCAGAACCCATGGTTCGCAAGATTTACCGAAGTTCATTTGAAGATACCGAATTGGAATCCCTGCTAAAAGAAATGGGAGTGTGTCGTCTCTTCATCACTGGAGCTCAGACAAATAACTGCGTCCGCCATACGACTCACGCTGCCCTTGAGCGTGGGTATGACGTAACTCTTATTAAGGATGCTCACACAACGTCTGACGTTAAGTGGAAGACATTCGATGTTCACGCCGCCGACATTATTGACGATCTCAATCTTTCTTTCTGGGACTACAAATTGCCGGGGCGCTCGGCGAACACCGCATCAACATCGGAAGTGGTTCTTTAG
- a CDS encoding antibiotic biosynthesis monooxygenase produces the protein MIREIGLVEVLEGREPEFEAAIKVAASTVLPRAKGFIDFQIHRGIERSNVYIFTLHWETLEDHTIGFRESSLFAEWRAIIGPFFVSPPTVEHWTPLWELPRS, from the coding sequence ATGATTCGGGAAATTGGTTTAGTTGAAGTTCTTGAGGGTCGCGAACCAGAATTTGAAGCGGCAATCAAGGTTGCGGCCAGCACAGTGCTTCCGAGAGCCAAGGGCTTTATAGACTTTCAAATACATCGCGGAATAGAACGTTCCAATGTTTACATTTTCACTCTTCATTGGGAAACGCTTGAAGACCACACAATCGGATTCAGAGAATCCTCACTCTTTGCTGAGTGGCGCGCAATCATTGGACCATTCTTTGTAAGCCCACCCACCGTCGAACATTGGACTCCATTATGGGAACTTCCTCGCTCCTAG
- a CDS encoding ROK family protein: protein MTKSTKRLLLGLDLGGSSIKIAVIAVGVDGKPTVLAQESRDTHPSRALSKVLDDLLLITNEFREKYGACDSIGVGLPGIHDEISGVTSHLTNFSAEWEGSQFRSKLSNRLGRPITVANDGRAFSLAESVLGAGAGFETVVCVVLGTGIGGGVVIDGKLWKGRSSVGELGHQSVQFDGPLCGCGNRGCVELFAGAAAITEAGGRETVREVFEAAASGDALAQGAVDQAISALAAGLANTYVMLAPDLIVVGGGVAKAGAQLLDPLTAQIRERANLVSSAQIRVVPAELGYFAGAIGAALMGAEQFAL from the coding sequence ATGACGAAATCGACGAAGCGGCTTCTCCTTGGTCTCGATCTTGGTGGAAGCTCGATCAAGATTGCCGTTATCGCAGTTGGTGTAGATGGTAAACCAACGGTCCTGGCGCAAGAAAGCAGGGATACGCACCCCTCTAGGGCATTGTCCAAAGTCCTGGATGACCTTCTTCTCATAACCAATGAATTTCGCGAGAAGTACGGCGCCTGCGATTCCATCGGCGTGGGACTACCAGGCATTCACGATGAAATCAGTGGAGTGACATCACACTTGACAAATTTTTCCGCGGAATGGGAAGGGTCCCAATTTCGAAGTAAGTTAAGTAATCGACTGGGCCGACCGATAACCGTTGCAAACGACGGGCGTGCCTTTAGCCTGGCCGAGTCAGTGCTCGGCGCGGGCGCTGGATTCGAGACGGTTGTGTGTGTAGTTCTTGGTACTGGAATCGGTGGAGGCGTGGTGATTGATGGAAAACTGTGGAAAGGGAGATCGAGCGTAGGTGAACTTGGGCATCAGAGTGTTCAATTTGACGGACCGCTCTGTGGATGTGGGAATCGAGGTTGTGTCGAGTTATTTGCCGGCGCAGCAGCGATTACAGAGGCGGGTGGAAGGGAAACCGTTCGCGAAGTTTTTGAGGCCGCAGCAAGTGGAGATGCCTTGGCACAGGGCGCGGTTGATCAAGCGATTTCTGCGCTGGCAGCGGGTTTAGCCAATACGTATGTGATGCTGGCGCCTGACCTGATTGTCGTTGGGGGAGGCGTCGCCAAAGCTGGAGCTCAGCTACTTGATCCGCTTACCGCGCAAATTCGTGAGCGCGCCAATTTGGTTTCGTCTGCGCAAATTCGAGTTGTTCCAGCAGAATTAGGTTATTTTGCAGGTGCGATTGGCGCGGCATTAATGGGGGCTGAGCAGTTCGCGCTCTAG
- a CDS encoding OsmC family peroxiredoxin — MATTRKASAVWNGTLLEGQGVVSLDSSNIGKFPVSWPARSAEPNGVTSPEELIAAAHSTCFSMALSNALAKAGTPAVELRTSAEVDFQPGVGITEIRLHVSGDVPGLDAAGFAAAAQGAKEGCPVSKALSAVPITLTVG, encoded by the coding sequence GTGGCAACAACACGCAAAGCATCAGCGGTATGGAATGGAACGCTTTTAGAAGGTCAAGGCGTAGTGAGCCTGGATTCTTCTAACATTGGAAAGTTTCCCGTCTCGTGGCCAGCACGAAGTGCCGAGCCAAATGGCGTCACGAGCCCTGAAGAACTTATTGCCGCTGCACATTCCACATGTTTTTCGATGGCCCTCTCCAATGCATTGGCTAAAGCAGGAACTCCAGCCGTGGAACTGCGTACTTCAGCCGAAGTTGATTTTCAACCTGGCGTTGGCATTACAGAAATTCGCCTCCATGTAAGTGGAGATGTGCCTGGTCTTGATGCTGCGGGATTTGCAGCCGCAGCCCAGGGAGCAAAAGAAGGATGTCCGGTGAGCAAGGCACTGAGCGCGGTACCGATCACACTTACGGTTGGCTAA